One window of the Lytechinus variegatus isolate NC3 chromosome 3, Lvar_3.0, whole genome shotgun sequence genome contains the following:
- the LOC121412108 gene encoding extensin-3-like, with protein MHETRHSFIPPFRHTVIPPFRHTVIPPFRHTVIPPFRHTVIPPFCHTVIPPFRHTVIPSFRHTVIPPFRHTVIPPFRHTVIPPFRHTVIPPFRHTVIPPFRHTVIPPFRHTVIPPFCHTVIPPFRHTVIPPFRHTVIPPFRHTVIPPFCHTVIPPFRHSIISLFPISSY; from the coding sequence ATGCACGAAACCAGACATTCGTTCATTCCACCATTTCGTCATACCGTCATTCCACCATTTCGTCATACCGTCATTCCACCATTTCGTCATACCGTCATTCCACCATTTCGTCATACCGTCATTCCACCATTTTGTCATACCGTCATTCCACCATTTCGTCATACCGTCATTCCATCATTTCGTCATACCGTCATTCCACCATTTCGTCATACCGTCATTCCACCATTTCGCCATACCGTCATTCCACCATTTCGTCATACCGTCATTCCACCATTTCGTCATACCGTCATTCCACCATTTCGTCATACCGTCATTCCACCATTTCGTCATACCGTCATTCCACCATTTTGTCATACCGTCATTCCACCATTTCGTCATACCGTCATTCCACCATTTCGTCATACCGTCATTCCACCATTTCGTCATACCGTCATTCCACCATTTTGTCATACCGTCATTCCACCATTTCGTCATTCCATCATTTCGTTATTCCCCATTTCGTCATATTAA